AAAGGATTTATATGAAAAGTATATTTTTAATAATTTTTATCTCACTTAATATTATGGCTCAAGATATAATAAACGGAGATATACAGATAGCCCAGATTGAATCAAATTTTGCAGGCAAGCTAACAATAGACGGTAAGCAAAGAGAGTGGCTTGTTAATCCTGCTAATAAAAATGTAAAATTTACTATAGTCACTGCAGGGTATTATAAAAAAGGTGAAATAGTCTTAAGAAACGATTTTAATAGAGATACAGATGAGATTGTTTTTAAAGTCATTAATGGTCAATACAAGAAAGAAAAGATAAGTGTCGAGAGCTCAAAGGTTATACCTCCTAAAGAAATATTAAAAAGAATTGAGGAGGAGAGGGATGAGGCTAATAAAATTTATTCAACCAGCACTCCCGGATTAAAATTTAATACAGCTTTTATGCTTCCTATGAGTTCGGTTATAACAAGCCCTTTTGGAACCGCTAGAGTTTTTAACGATCTGGTTAAGAGCTATCACTCAGGAACCGATTTTCGTGCGGCTATCGGCACTCCTGTAGTGTCTAGCAATGACGGTATAGTCGTAATCGCAAAAGATAGATACTACGCTGGAGGCTCGGTTGTGATAGATCACGGAGAGAGAATTTATACGCAGTATTATCATTTAAGTAAGATTGACGTAAAGCTTGGCGCAAAGATAAAAAAGGGCGAGATAATCGGACTA
This sequence is a window from Campylobacter sp. RM16189. Protein-coding genes within it:
- a CDS encoding M23 family metallopeptidase → MKSIFLIIFISLNIMAQDIINGDIQIAQIESNFAGKLTIDGKQREWLVNPANKNVKFTIVTAGYYKKGEIVLRNDFNRDTDEIVFKVINGQYKKEKISVESSKVIPPKEILKRIEEERDEANKIYSTSTPGLKFNTAFMLPMSSVITSPFGTARVFNDLVKSYHSGTDFRAAIGTPVVSSNDGIVVIAKDRYYAGGSVVIDHGERIYTQYYHLSKIDVKLGAKIKKGEIIGLSGASGRVSGPHLHFGVIVNGVQVNPINFIKKINALF